A single Chanos chanos chromosome 8, fChaCha1.1, whole genome shotgun sequence DNA region contains:
- the eva1ba gene encoding eva-1 homolog Ba: MDVKRKEMDILSNSMVAYVHIRENLESVGLYFVIGVCFGLVLTLCLLVIRISCKPRTQTAPSTPEKKHLKDISEDEDDEDSEEEEKEEDDEIEAESPIPPSTTEISMGNHHSQSDRTLNVNVFTSAEELERAQRLEERERIIREIWRNGQPDILGTGTGTIGRVHYY, translated from the exons ATGGacgtgaaaagaaaagagatggacATTTTGAGCAACAGCATGGTGGCTTATGTTCACATAAGAG AAAATCTAGAAAGTGTTGGCCTCTACTTTGTGATTGGAGTATGCTTTGGCCTGGTCCTCACTTTATGCCTTCTGGTTATTCGCATCTCCTGCAAGCCTCGGACCCAGACGGCACCCTCAACCCCGGAGAAAAAGCACCTGAAGGACATCAGCGAGGACGAAGATGACGAAGACAgcgaggaggaagagaaagaggaagacgaCGAGATAGAGGCAGAATCGCCCATTCCCCCAAGCACCACGGAGATCTCCATGGGCAACCACCACAGCCAGTCAGACAGGACACTGAATGTGAACGTGTTCACGTCGGCCGAGGAGCTGGAGCGGGCCCAGCGtctggaggagagggagaggatcaTCCGAGAGATCTGGAGGAACGGCCAGCCTGATATCTTGGGCACAGGGACTGGTACCATTGGGAGAGTACATTACTACTAG